ACCATCGTGGCGGGATCCATGCTGCCGAGGTACTCCTTGAGCGCCTCATAGGTCATACCCCGATCGAAGCCGGACTCCTTGACCATGCGGTCGATGAACTCGGTGCGGACGGACTCGTCACGCAGCGCATCGGCGGCCAGGTCGTCGAGGTAGAGAACCTCGGTGCCCGTGTCGCGAAGGGTCTGGGCGAAGAAGTCATGCTCCTTCTGCGCGATCGGCAGATACGGAATATCGTCGAAAAGCAGACGCGGCATCGTGTCGGGCGTCAGATTCTCGACTTCGCGCCCCGGGCGCTTGAGAATGACGGCCTTCAGCTTGCCAATCTCGGAATTGTCGTGAATCGGGGTTTCGTATCCATAATCGGGGACAGAATCCTGTCTACCAGTCATAAAATCAATCCTCCTTAACTGATTTCATTTATTGCTTGGACCATTCGAAATATACCGACTTGACCCACCCTCGTCAACCATTGACGTGAAATGCCTGAAACTCCGCCGTTTTGCGGCTTGTCGCGACGTAAAACAGGTCAAAAACAGCACAAATCATCAAATCCGGCAACAGCCGGTACTCAAGTTTCCTAGCGTCAAATCAGGCTCTGAATACCCCCGAAAACGCGAAATCGACGATTTTGAAAAGTCGCTATGTTTTACAAATTTAGACCCTGATTGTATACAATCTACGCCCAAAAATACCGGTGTTACACAACCGTTACACGAAGGAAAACTATAATCGAAGGGCTTATCACGAAAGGAGAGTTAGACATGGCAGATACAACATTGGATGTGCGCTCGACGGCGGAGCTGGGGCCCAAGGAAGTGGTCGACATCATGCGTGAGCGCGTGAAGGTCTTTGTCGTGGAACAGACCTGCTACTACCAGGAAGTCGACGAGAAGGACGACGAGGCGATCCACGTCATGCTGCGTCTGGACGGCGAACTCGTTGGCTACACTCGCATCGTGCCCCATGACGACGGAGAGCACATCAGCTTCGGACGCGTGCTGGTGCCCATGCAGCACCGCCACAACGGCTATGCCAGACAGGTCGTGCAGGCGACGATCGACTGGATCCGTGCCAACCGGCCCGGCGAGTCCATCAAGATCCAGGCGCAGAGCTACCTGCAGAAGTTCTACGAGTCCTTCGGCTTCAAGCCGGTCTCGGACGTCTACCTCGAGGACAACATTCCACATCTCGATATGGTCATGGACTAGTTTTGAGATAAAGCCCCCGTATTGTATACAATTGAACCATCGATTTTGTCGTTTTCATCACATTTAGGGCGATGCCCAAAAGGCAGTAGGGACAACGCCTCCCCCGTGTGACGAAAATTACTGATTTTTCAGATATACAATTCACGAACAGGTCCACAACCTACTCGGCCGGGGTATGTTCATAGCGTGTATAAAACACACATATCGGATTAATTTATAAGGTTTTCACATAACCTTCACAAATAATTATAGGGTCTGATCTCGTTTTCATCATCACGAGATCAGACCCTATTCGTTTGTGAGGCCCGAAACCGGCTCCGGAGAGTCTATTTGCGCTGCCGTGGCTCCTTGGAGGCGATGTCGAGCAGCCATTTCGAGCGGTGCACGGCCGCCTCGTCGCTGGCGCAGATCAGCAGCAGCGTGTCGTCTCCGGCCAACGTGCCCAAAACGCTCTCGATCTCCTGCTTGTCCATCACGGTGGCCAGGTATTGCGCCGCGCCATCGACCGTGTGGACCACGACGATGTTGCCGGCGCAGGCCACGGAGACGATGAGTGTGGAGAAACCACGGGAAAGCTGGTGCTCGATCTTCTCGGCCTCCACACCGTCCTGGTCCTGCATGCGCCCGACCTTGTAGGCCATGCGGCCGTTGCGTAGACGGACCTTGACGGCGCTCAGCTCGTCCAGATCACGGCTCAGCGTGGCCTGGGTTACCTTGAACCCCTTGTCCAGGAGCATTTTGGAGAGCATGGACTGCGATTCGACGACATGATGGGTGAGAATCTCCTCGATCGCCACAAGGCGCGCCGCCCTGGTCGGCGGCCGGTGCAGGTAATCGTGGGCGTTGGCGCCGACGGTCTTGCCGCTCGGCGATGAACCCGTGGCACGCACGTTTCGCGCACTCCCCTTGTCCGCGTCGCCTTCACGCCCGTCATCTCGTATTTGGTCCACCATGTTGGCCTTTCCCACACTTGTCAACCAGAGCAGTCGATATGACTCACCTCTGTCGTTCGATAAAGAATATTACACGCAGCTTGTTATCAGCCCAGAGGCCGCGACCGCTCTGCGAAGCCGGGACTTCAGGCGTTGGCGGAGCCGTCACCCGCGGAGCCGCCCATGGTCTGGTTGAGCATCTGCTGCGAGAGCTGATCCAGGTTGAGGCCGTGTGTGAGCAGCCATATCTCGGCCGCGATGCTCAGCACGCTCAGGATGAGGCCGGCGATGGCGAAACCGATGCCTTTCATGTGGAACCTGCGCGTGCGCCAGATCCCGATGCCGCCGAAGATCAGCGAGACGACGGGGATTAGGAACGAGAAGACGAACGAGAGAATCGATATCGAGTCCCAGCGGCCGAGCAGCGGGTTCTGGTTCGGATCGTTGAAATCGACGCCGTTGTGCATGTCGGGAGTATGGCCGTCGGACGGGTTGCCGTTCTGCGGCTGGTTGTTGTTGCCGGTATAGGGGAAGGGCCAACCGTTATCATTGCCGTTGCCGTTCGCGGCGCGGCTCCCCTGCCGGTGACGCGGCTGCCCGCCATTGCCGTTGCCGTTTGATTTGGACTTGTCGTCGTCCGGCCTGCCGTAGACGTACGGATCATAGTCCGGTGGGAACTGGCTGGCCAAGGCGCCGTATTCGGGGAGCTTCATCTGCCCGTATTCCGGCTGCTGGGACTGCTGGGGCTGCAACTGCTGGGATTGCGGGCGAACCGCGGAGACCTCACCATAGCCAACGCCGTCGCCGGCTCCGTTGGGGGCGGCCTGTGGGTCGGGGACGATTGGCTGCCCCGGCTGGTTGGCGGGATTGGTTGCCGGATATTGGTCTTGCGGTTCGCTCATGGTGCTTCCTTATATCTTGCGTTTCAGGCTCGCAGCTGCGCGCCCAACGCGGCCGCCTTATCGACAATAGCCTTGCGGATGGCTTCCGTGTCGTCACCGGTCAGCGTCTTCTTCGCAGAGCGGAACGTGACCGCGTAGGCCAGCGACTTCTTGTGCTCGCCGAGCTGGTCGCCCGAGAAGACGTCGAAGAGGCTGATCGACTCAAGATTGTCACCGGCGGCCTCCTCGATCACCTGCTGCAGTTGCGCGGCGGTGACCGACTCGTCAACGGTGAAGGCCAGATCCTGCTTGACCGGCGGGAAGGTGGCGATCGGCTTGGCCTGCACGGGCTTGCCGTCGAGCGTGGCGAAGAGGTCCGTCAGGTTGAGCTCGAAGGCGGCGGAATGCTCGGGGAAGCCGAGCGCGGCGTTGACGTGCGGGTGCAGCTCGCCGACCATGCCGACGCACTTGCCTCCGGCCATGACCTTGGCGGCGCGGCCCGGATGCCACTGCGCGGGCATGTCTTCGGGCTTGGGCTGTTCAAGGGAGACCTTGGCGCCAAGCCTGTCGGTGACGCGGCGCATCGCCTCGACGGCGTCGCTCCAATCGACGTCACGGCCCTCGCCCATCCAGCTGGGCTCAAGGGCCGAGCCTGTCAGAATGGCGGCGACGTGCAGCGGCTGGTCGGGCAGGCCGGCGTCAAGCGCCTTCAGCTGCTCGTCGGTCGGCTTCTTGCCGCCAGGCAGGGCCGGGATGGCCGGGGCGTTCGGGTCCCAGAGATAGACGTGGCCAAGCTCGTAGAGCGAGATGTTCTCAAGACCGCGGCGCAGGTTGCGCTGCACGGTCTGCGCGAGCGTGGGCAGCACGGTGCGGCGCAGGTAGGGGCGATCACCCGCCAGCGGGTTGGCGACCTCGACGCTCACCGGCTCGATCTCGTCCGGATCGTACTCGAACGCCTTGAAGTCGGCCTCACCCACGAACGGGTAGCTCAAAGTCTCCACCAAGCCGTATTCGGCCAGCTCGTCGGCGACCTGGCGCTGGTGGATCTGGTCTTGCGTCAGCCCCACTTCCCCATCGACCGGGGCGGGGGGCATGGTGATCGGAATCTCGTCGTAGCCGACCAGACGCGCGATCTCCTCGACCAGATCGCACGGCTCGTTGAGGTCGGGCCTCCAGGTGGGCGGCACCACGCTGACGTGGCCCGCGGACTTGCCGTCGGTGACCTCGCAGCCGATGTCGGTGAGGATCTCGCGGATGCGATCGTCGGAGGTGTCGAGCCCGGTGAGGCGCTTGGTCTCGGTGAGCTTGAAATCGATGGCCTCGCGCGGCTGGGTATTGTCGACGTCGACAGGTGTGTCGGAGGGCTTGCCGTGGCCGTACTTGGCCATCAGGTCGGCGGCCATCTGGGCGGCGGCGGGCTGCAGCTCGTAGTCGACACCACGCTCGTAGCGCTTGGACGCCTCGGACGGCGTCTTGTGGCGGCGGGCCGAACGGGCAATGGTCACCTGGTCGAAGTGCGCGGACTCCAGGAGGATGTTCTTGGTGTCGGCGGTCACCTCGCCATAGAGGCCGCCCATCACGCCGGCCAGGCCAAGGATGCGCGAGCTGCGCCTGCCTTCGGGTGAGTCGGTGATAAGCAGGTCCTCGACGCTCAGCTCGTGCTTCTTGCCATCCAGCGTGGTCAGGGTCTCGCCCGGCTTGGCGCGGCGCACGACGATGGGGCCCTCGATCTTGTCGAGGTCGTAGGCGTGCATCGGCTGGCCCAGATCCATCATCACGTAGTTGGTGACGTCGACGGCCAGCGAGATCGAGCGCATGCCGGCGCGGACCAGGCGGCGGCGCATCCAGTTGGGGGTGCGGGCCGAGGGATCGAAGTCGCGCACGATACGGGCGTAATAGCGGTCGCAGCCGGGCACGCCGTGGATCGGGTTGTCGTCCTCGATCTCGACGGCGATGTCGCCTTCGCCGCTGGGCTTCGCCTGCGGGGTCTCGGCATTGAGCGCGTCGACCGGATCGGTGTAGGTGGCGCCGGTGGAATGGTGGTATTCGCGCGCCACACCGCGGTAGGACAGCGTGTAGCCACGGTCGGGGGTGATGTTGATCTCGAGCAGCGGCTGGTCGAGATGCAGCAGGTGCATCAGGTCGTCGCCGGGCTTGAGGTTGTCGACCACGTCCTTGTCGAGGCCGTAGTGGTTGAGCAGGATGATGCCGTCGTAGTTGTCGCCGAGGCCCAGCTCACGCTCCGAGGCGCACATGCCGTTGGAGATGTGGCCGTAGGTCTTGCGCGGCTCGATCTTGAAATCGCCGGGCAGCACGGCCCCGGGGATGGTGACGACGACTTTCTCGTCGGCGGCCATGTTGGGCGCGCCGCAGATGATGCCGCGCGGCACCTTGTTGCCGTTCTCATCGGTGTCGTTGTACTTGTCGCCGACGTCGACATGGCACCAGTTGATGATCTTGCCGTTCTTCTGCGGCTCGGGCGTGCAATCGACCACATAGCCGACCACGATCGGACCGGTGACCTGCGAGGCGTGAATCTCCTCCTCCTCGAGGCCGACGTGAACCAGATCCTTGGCAAGCTGCTCATACGTCAGACCGGCCGGAACCTCGACATGCTCCTTGAGCCAGTCAATATCTACCATTGGCATAGTTGGTTCACTCCCCCATCACAAACTGTTTGCTGAAACGCACGTCGCCTTCGACCAGGTCATGCATGTCGTTGATATCATGGCGCAGCAGCAGCGTGCGCTCCATGCCCACGCCGAACGCGAAGCCGGTGTAGACCTCGGGATCGAGGCCCGCGGACTTCAGCACGTTCGGGTTGACCATGCCGCAGCCGCCCCATTCGATCCAACCGGGACCGCCCTTCTTGTCGGGGAACCAGAGGTCGAGCTCGGCGCTGGGCTCGGTGAACGGGAAGTAGCTCGGGCGCAGGCGGCTCTTGGCCTCGGGGCCGAACATCGCGACGGCGAGCTTGTCGAGCACGCCCTTGAGGTCGCCCATCGTCAGGCCCTTGTCGACGGCCAGCGCCTCGCACTGGTGGAAGACCGGGGTGTGGGTGGCGTCGAGCTCGTCGGTGCGGAACACACGGCCGGGAGAGGCGATGTAAAGCGGCACGCCACGGTTGAGCAGCGCGCGCACCTGGTCGGACGAGGTCTGGGTGCGCAGCACCATGTTGGAGCCGACGAATCCGGCGGCGTCCTTGGCCTGGTTGCCTTTGACGTAGAACGTGTCCTGCATCTGGCGGGCGGGATGGTCGGGCCCGAAGTTCAGGGCGTCGAAGTCGTACCATTCGGTCTCCACCTCGGGACCCGTGGAAATCTGCCAGCCCATGGAGACGAAGAGGTCCTCGACGTCCTCCATGACCTTGGCGAGCGGGTGGCGTGCGCCGAGCGGCTTGCGGTTGACGGGGAGGGTCATATCGACGGTCTCGCTGGCCAGCTTGCGGGCCTCCTCCTCGGCTTCGACCTCTTTCTCCTTCAATCCGAAGGCGCGGCCGAAATCGGCGCGGAGCTTGCCCATGAGCTGGCCCGCGCCCTTCTTCTCATCCTTCGGCAGCCCGCCAATGGCCCGGCTCGCCTGCGTCATCGCTGAATCCGCTCCGGCGTACTGCGTTCTGATGGCTTTGAGCTCCTCCATCGTGGAGGCCTCTTTGATTTTCGCGATGCCCTCGGCGACCGCGTCGGTCACCGCTCCGGCATCGAATACCGCACTCTGTGCCACGAGTACCCTTTCCTTCAATTTTCCTTGATTCACAACTTTTCAAACACCTTGCACCAGCCTCGTGAAACACGCGGAATCCAAGCGTTTGCAACCTTTTCATTCTCCCAATATGACTCGACATAACAGGCGTTGGAGAAGGCGGGATTCCGCGATTCGGCGAGGTCGAAACGCGAGTGTGTTTTGCCTATTTATCTGCCGTTTGCGCGGGCGTGGTCGGCCATCGCCAGGGAGAAGAGCATCACCGAGGTGCTGGTGGCCAGGTTGAGCGATTCCGCCTTGCCATAGAGGGGTATGGAGACGATGCACTGCACGCGCCGCAACACGTCCTCGGGCAGGCCACGGGCCTCGTTGCCGAAAATGATCACGCGCGAGGAATCCTTGGGACCGGCATCAGACACATCGTTCTTTCGGCCGCCAGCCATGCTGGTGTCGTTTTCTTGCGAGCCGCTGGATCGCGCGATCACATCGATCAACGATTCCGGTCTGACCTCAGGCGTGCCATAGACGTCGGCGGCCATCACCCCGAGACTCTGGACCTGCGCCCAAGCGAAGAACTCGTCGGTGCCCATCGTCACCACGGGCAGATGGAAGAGCGAGCCTGCCGTGGATCGGATGACCTTCGGGTTGAAACGGTCGACGCATTCGTCGACGAAGATGACGGCCTTGCAGCCGGCGGCATCGGCCGAGCGGATGACCGTGCCCGCGTTGCCCGGGTCGCGTATCTGCCAGAACGCCGCGATGGTGCCGTTTGTGGAGCCCTGGTCGTTATCGCCATCGCCATTACCGTTGCCATTGCCGTTGTTGAAGGCGTTGGCCATCCGTCCACGCATGGCGTCCAGATCGGCGACCGCGACGATGCCCTGCGAATCCGTGCTCATATGATGCATCACCGGTTCGGTGACCTGGTGGATATAGAGGCCCTGGTCGTCGGCCTCGCGGGCGATGGCGTCCACAACCTCCGAAATCAGACCGCCTTGGCGCTCCCCCAACTGCACATAGCAATCCTCAACCACGTTGGGCATCCACCGTACGAGCTCACGCACCGATTGCGGCCCTTCGACGATGAAGCGTCCGGACTTCTTGCGGGCCTTGGTCTTCTCGAGCTCGGCCACGCGGCGCACGCGCTCGGATTTCGGATTGTCGATGATGTGCTGGTTGAAAGGCATAACCCATAGCTTACGCGACCGCTGAGGCAACTGGCCGGTTGCAGGGCAAACAAGTCCGGCTCTGAAACCGAACCACGTGACTTGCCGGGCTCAGCCGCCGAAGAAGACGAAATGACCGGTGAAGGCGGCGGCGATCAGGGCGAGCGTGGGGATAAGGGCGCAGACGATGACGAAGGCCCAATCGCGCGGATTCACGCGACTCACGCGGGCGTGGGTGCGGGGGGTGTCGGCGCCGAAGCCACGGGCCTCCATCGCGGTGGCGAGCATGGTGGAGCGGCGGATGGAGAGGACCAGCAGCGCGAAAGCCTGCGGGAAGAAGGCTTTGACCTTGTTCTCGTCGCCGAGGCCACGCGAGCGGCGGGAGGCGGTGAGCGCGGCCCAGTCGTCTCGCAGCACGGAGAAGAGGCGCATGCCCGCGAGGCCGCCGTAGACGAAACGGTCGGGCAGGTGGAGAATCTGGCTGAAGGAGTCGGCCAGGTCGGTGGTCTCCACACCGAGCACGGCGATGATGGCTGGGATACCGATCGCCAGGATGCGGATGCCGGTGGCCAGCGCGAGCGTGGCGGAGCGGTCGGTGACGGTGATCATCGCCCAATGCCACCAGATTCTGCCGCCCTGCTTGCCGTAGAGCAGCACGGCGAGGGCCGACCACGGGGCGCCGATGAAGACGGGCCAGGTCGATTTGACGACACGCCATGGCGAGAAGCCAATGAAGGCGAGGATGACGACTTCAAGCGCCAACGCGACGCTGGCGGAGACCCAATCGAGGCTCAGAATCAGCGGCAGGGCGGCGACAAATCCGCCGATAAGGCGGAACGAGGGGTTGAGGGAGGCCAGGAACGGCGAGCGGCTCGATGGCCTTGGCTGCTCGTCACGCTCGTTGACCGGGCTGACGATGATGGTGGTTTCGCTCGAGGATACCGGAATGGGGCTGCTTGAAGTTGACGCAGATGTCTGGCTTTGGGTAAAAGATTCGCGGTTTTCGGAGCCGCTGTCACCGGATTTGGTTGAATCGATACTGGTATTGGCGTTGGCGTCGATATCGACGTCGGCACTGCCTTCAGAGGCTACGGCATTCTCGGACTCAGCTTCCAATTCGATAACGCGCGCGCCCAAAGCCGTGACCAGGTCGCGGTCATGGGTGACGACGATGACGCTCACACCATCGCCGCGCAACGAGTGGATGAGACCGACGATCTGCATCCAAGTACGGCGATCTTGGCCAAAGGTGGGCTCATCGAGGATGATCACGCGGGGGGCCGAAGCCAGCGCTGCCGCCACCGTCAAGCGGCGCTTCTCGCCGCCGGAAAGCGTGTAAGGATTGACCGAAGCGTACTGCGAGAGGCTGAAGCGGCGCAGCAGGGCACGGGCTTTCGCTTTCGCCCCATCCTCGTCGCTGCCGGTGCGCAACAGCCCCAGCATGACCTCCTCGAGCACGGTGCCACGGACGAATTGGTGCTCAGGATTCTGGAACACGTAGGAGATACGGGCCGCCAAATCCCTTGATTTCCAAGTGATTGGCGAGGCTCCATCGGCACCCCGGGCCAGCTCAGGGGACGCCTCAACGCTCCCTGATACCGGTTCCAAGAGCCCCGCCAACGTCAGTGACAACGTGGATTTGCCAACGCCGTTGCGACCGACGAGCGCCGTGATCTGGCCGGCGGCGAAGGAGATGTCGATGTGACTGGCGATGGCCTTGCCCGCACGTCCGATCGACAGGTCATGGGTGGTCAGCAACGCCTTGGCGTCGCCGATGGCCGGGCCGCTTGCGGGCTCGTCATCGGTGTGGACGCGACGGATCTCGTCTTCGGAGCGGCGGTATTTGCCGGGCACCCAGATGCCGAGTGCCGCGAAATCCAAGGCTTTGTCGCCAAAGACCTCATCGGGCGTGCCGTCGGCGACCACGATGGTGCGCCGGAATCCACTGTGGTCGATTTCGGAGTCCGCGCCGACTTGGGTGACGCGAGCGCACTGCTGGTCACGAGACTCGAGGCCGAGCACGATCACACGGTCTACCATGTCGATCCAGGGGCCGGCGCGGTGCTCAACCAAGAGCATCGTCGATTTCGTATCATCGAGGACGTGGCGAACCGCGTCGACCACCTGCGCCACCCCATCAGGGTCGAGGTTCGCGGTCGGCTCGTCCAGCAGCAAAGCGCCTGGTCTCATCGCGAGCGCGCCGGCGAGCGCCAACCGCTGCATCTGTCCGCCGCTCAGGTGCATGGTGGAACGGTGCAATTGCAAGCCATCAAGCCCAACTGCCGCAAGGCTTTCGCGCACTTGTTGCCAAATTTGAGGCCGCGGCACGCCCATGTTCTCCGGGCCGAAGGCCACGTTGTCGCCGAGACGCTCGAAAATCGTCTGCGCGTCCGGGTCCTGCAGCACCAGTCCCACGCGACCACGGGCGTTTGCCGACGGCACGCCATCGATGAGAATCCGCCCTTCGGTGACACCGCCCTCGGAATCCTCGACGGCGATGGTCTCGGGCGATTCGCTCTCTTTCTCGCTGTGTTCGGCAACGGCTTCCTGCTGCGCGATTCCCTCGCCCAACAGTCCGGCGGCACCTTCCAGAATCGTGGATTTGCCAATGCCTGAGGCGCCCAGCAACAGCACACGCTCCCCCGCCCGAATCTCAAGGTTCAGGCCGCGCACGGCGAAATGGCGGCGTGAGGCGTGGCGGTAACCCCAATCGTCGAAACGGATCGAAGCAGGTTCGGCCGGACGGCGAACGCTTGCATCGGTAGAACTTTCTACACCCTGACGGCCATGCAAAACCGTTGACGTACCGGCATCGCCCGCGCCATCGACCGTCGGTGAGGTCCGGGTCTCCCCCTGGCCTCCCGACAGCCGTGCGTCCCCGCCATCGCCGGGAGACATTCTCCTGTTGCTACGCATACGTCCCTTTGTGCTTGCCACCGATACCGTCAATATAGTCCGTCATCATTCCTTTGACGACGCGACACCTATTTGTTGGACACGCGAACCTGCCGGCCCGAGGCGAACTTGTCGATCGCGCCCGTCCTCGCGATGGCGATATAGAGGTACCACATCAGCAGGCCCGCCACCAGGCCGCCGGAGATGAGCG
This Bifidobacterium sp. ESL0790 DNA region includes the following protein-coding sequences:
- a CDS encoding GNAT family N-acetyltransferase, with the translated sequence MADTTLDVRSTAELGPKEVVDIMRERVKVFVVEQTCYYQEVDEKDDEAIHVMLRLDGELVGYTRIVPHDDGEHISFGRVLVPMQHRHNGYARQVVQATIDWIRANRPGESIKIQAQSYLQKFYESFGFKPVSDVYLEDNIPHLDMVMD
- the argR gene encoding arginine repressor — protein: MVDQIRDDGREGDADKGSARNVRATGSSPSGKTVGANAHDYLHRPPTRAARLVAIEEILTHHVVESQSMLSKMLLDKGFKVTQATLSRDLDELSAVKVRLRNGRMAYKVGRMQDQDGVEAEKIEHQLSRGFSTLIVSVACAGNIVVVHTVDGAAQYLATVMDKQEIESVLGTLAGDDTLLLICASDEAAVHRSKWLLDIASKEPRQRK
- a CDS encoding DUF4190 domain-containing protein, encoding MSEPQDQYPATNPANQPGQPIVPDPQAAPNGAGDGVGYGEVSAVRPQSQQLQPQQSQQPEYGQMKLPEYGALASQFPPDYDPYVYGRPDDDKSKSNGNGNGGQPRHRQGSRAANGNGNDNGWPFPYTGNNNQPQNGNPSDGHTPDMHNGVDFNDPNQNPLLGRWDSISILSFVFSFLIPVVSLIFGGIGIWRTRRFHMKGIGFAIAGLILSVLSIAAEIWLLTHGLNLDQLSQQMLNQTMGGSAGDGSANA
- the pheT gene encoding phenylalanine--tRNA ligase subunit beta, with product MPMVDIDWLKEHVEVPAGLTYEQLAKDLVHVGLEEEEIHASQVTGPIVVGYVVDCTPEPQKNGKIINWCHVDVGDKYNDTDENGNKVPRGIICGAPNMAADEKVVVTIPGAVLPGDFKIEPRKTYGHISNGMCASERELGLGDNYDGIILLNHYGLDKDVVDNLKPGDDLMHLLHLDQPLLEINITPDRGYTLSYRGVAREYHHSTGATYTDPVDALNAETPQAKPSGEGDIAVEIEDDNPIHGVPGCDRYYARIVRDFDPSARTPNWMRRRLVRAGMRSISLAVDVTNYVMMDLGQPMHAYDLDKIEGPIVVRRAKPGETLTTLDGKKHELSVEDLLITDSPEGRRSSRILGLAGVMGGLYGEVTADTKNILLESAHFDQVTIARSARRHKTPSEASKRYERGVDYELQPAAAQMAADLMAKYGHGKPSDTPVDVDNTQPREAIDFKLTETKRLTGLDTSDDRIREILTDIGCEVTDGKSAGHVSVVPPTWRPDLNEPCDLVEEIARLVGYDEIPITMPPAPVDGEVGLTQDQIHQRQVADELAEYGLVETLSYPFVGEADFKAFEYDPDEIEPVSVEVANPLAGDRPYLRRTVLPTLAQTVQRNLRRGLENISLYELGHVYLWDPNAPAIPALPGGKKPTDEQLKALDAGLPDQPLHVAAILTGSALEPSWMGEGRDVDWSDAVEAMRRVTDRLGAKVSLEQPKPEDMPAQWHPGRAAKVMAGGKCVGMVGELHPHVNAALGFPEHSAAFELNLTDLFATLDGKPVQAKPIATFPPVKQDLAFTVDESVTAAQLQQVIEEAAGDNLESISLFDVFSGDQLGEHKKSLAYAVTFRSAKKTLTGDDTEAIRKAIVDKAAALGAQLRA
- the pheS gene encoding phenylalanine--tRNA ligase subunit alpha encodes the protein MAQSAVFDAGAVTDAVAEGIAKIKEASTMEELKAIRTQYAGADSAMTQASRAIGGLPKDEKKGAGQLMGKLRADFGRAFGLKEKEVEAEEEARKLASETVDMTLPVNRKPLGARHPLAKVMEDVEDLFVSMGWQISTGPEVETEWYDFDALNFGPDHPARQMQDTFYVKGNQAKDAAGFVGSNMVLRTQTSSDQVRALLNRGVPLYIASPGRVFRTDELDATHTPVFHQCEALAVDKGLTMGDLKGVLDKLAVAMFGPEAKSRLRPSYFPFTEPSAELDLWFPDKKGGPGWIEWGGCGMVNPNVLKSAGLDPEVYTGFAFGVGMERTLLLRHDINDMHDLVEGDVRFSKQFVMGE
- a CDS encoding RNA methyltransferase; this translates as MPFNQHIIDNPKSERVRRVAELEKTKARKKSGRFIVEGPQSVRELVRWMPNVVEDCYVQLGERQGGLISEVVDAIAREADDQGLYIHQVTEPVMHHMSTDSQGIVAVADLDAMRGRMANAFNNGNGNGNGDGDNDQGSTNGTIAAFWQIRDPGNAGTVIRSADAAGCKAVIFVDECVDRFNPKVIRSTAGSLFHLPVVTMGTDEFFAWAQVQSLGVMAADVYGTPEVRPESLIDVIARSSGSQENDTSMAGGRKNDVSDAGPKDSSRVIIFGNEARGLPEDVLRRVQCIVSIPLYGKAESLNLATSTSVMLFSLAMADHARANGR
- a CDS encoding ATP-binding cassette domain-containing protein → MRSNRRMSPGDGGDARLSGGQGETRTSPTVDGAGDAGTSTVLHGRQGVESSTDASVRRPAEPASIRFDDWGYRHASRRHFAVRGLNLEIRAGERVLLLGASGIGKSTILEGAAGLLGEGIAQQEAVAEHSEKESESPETIAVEDSEGGVTEGRILIDGVPSANARGRVGLVLQDPDAQTIFERLGDNVAFGPENMGVPRPQIWQQVRESLAAVGLDGLQLHRSTMHLSGGQMQRLALAGALAMRPGALLLDEPTANLDPDGVAQVVDAVRHVLDDTKSTMLLVEHRAGPWIDMVDRVIVLGLESRDQQCARVTQVGADSEIDHSGFRRTIVVADGTPDEVFGDKALDFAALGIWVPGKYRRSEDEIRRVHTDDEPASGPAIGDAKALLTTHDLSIGRAGKAIASHIDISFAAGQITALVGRNGVGKSTLSLTLAGLLEPVSGSVEASPELARGADGASPITWKSRDLAARISYVFQNPEHQFVRGTVLEEVMLGLLRTGSDEDGAKAKARALLRRFSLSQYASVNPYTLSGGEKRRLTVAAALASAPRVIILDEPTFGQDRRTWMQIVGLIHSLRGDGVSVIVVTHDRDLVTALGARVIELEAESENAVASEGSADVDIDANANTSIDSTKSGDSGSENRESFTQSQTSASTSSSPIPVSSSETTIIVSPVNERDEQPRPSSRSPFLASLNPSFRLIGGFVAALPLILSLDWVSASVALALEVVILAFIGFSPWRVVKSTWPVFIGAPWSALAVLLYGKQGGRIWWHWAMITVTDRSATLALATGIRILAIGIPAIIAVLGVETTDLADSFSQILHLPDRFVYGGLAGMRLFSVLRDDWAALTASRRSRGLGDENKVKAFFPQAFALLVLSIRRSTMLATAMEARGFGADTPRTHARVSRVNPRDWAFVIVCALIPTLALIAAAFTGHFVFFGG